In Oncorhynchus kisutch isolate 150728-3 linkage group LG11, Okis_V2, whole genome shotgun sequence, the genomic stretch CTAACTGAACTGGATAATGGAGTTGACAAAGTTATCTTttcacacagataaacacacactcacctgaAGGGTTCTGACTCATGGACGTCCAGGGCGGCTCCCCGTATCCTGCCCTCTTTCAGGGCCTGAGCCAAGGCCTTCTCATCCACCAGACCTCCCCGCGCAGAGTTAACCAGAAACGCACCCTGGCGCATCTTAAACAAAAGTAAACCCGTTTTACTAACATCAAATAGATAGTAGATCTCTGCGATGAGATTAAATGATATTCACTCTCCTGGAGAATACACATGTTGGAGCCCACTTGTACAGTATGTGCCTGCAGTGGTGCTTTCAACCATAAAGCCCTAAGGTGCCCTGCAGTATGCTCCTCGTACCAACAGCTTAGATTCAAATCACAAAGAGCTAATGGAATAAAACTTCTGTGTaccaaaagagagagacagagattaaaTGAGAGTATCTGGATAAAAGTAATCCCTTCATCTTGACAAAAGCTGAAATTCAGGGTCCTAGTTGTATCTGATCTGTAAAAGGCACAAGCCATAGACACGAACGCACGTACAAACACAAAGATCTTTTGGCAACAAAGTAGTGATGTTCTTTAAGAAACTTTTCTATGGTTTATATGAATATATAATTAGCACGTTAACCAGGTTCTGCCTTGATGAGACCGCCCCTCACATTTCAAAGAGGAAATGGATGTTAGTCCTCTGCAGCAACATGCAGTTTTAAAAGCGGACTGTAGGTGGCAGTGTTGATCACCAACTTGGCCACGAGGCTGGGTGCACAGCACTGTACTGTGCATGGTAAATTATGGCCTATtttagcattgtgtgtgtgtgtgtgtgtgtgtatgggtgtatgtTTTAATTGCCTGcaagtgtgtgtacctgtttgatGGTGAAGTCGTTGATGAGGTGGTGGTTGTGTTCATTCAGGTTGCAGTGCAGGGAGACACAGTCACTCTGGTAGAGCAAGTCCTGCAGGGTGTAGACACGCTGAACACCTAGCGAACGCTCCAGACCGTCCTGCAGGTACGGGTCGTAGAAGATCACGTTGAAGCCAAACACCTTGGCCCGCACTGCCACCGCCTGCCCTGAACGACCTGTAGACGTACACAGTGTCAGAAAAGGATCACAAAgttatggctgtgtgtgtatgtggaccaAGCACTATCACAACTGAGTGTGTTCTTGCCAAATACCAACATCTCCTGTGACTCACCAAAGCCAATGAGGCCCAGCGTTTCTCCTCGGATCCTGGCGGCTCCGGATGCCACCTCTCTGATCTGCTCCACGCTCTGGACCCGTGTGCCCTCCCGGAGCGCCTGGTACAGCCAGGTGTTCCGCCGGTACAGGTTGAGAATGTGGCACAGAGTGGAGTCTGCTGTCTCCTCCACCGCCGCCGATGGGATGTTACACACCGCGATGCCTGGCAAAGGgaagacagaatgagagaagaaGAACACCAAAAATGTATAGAAGCCCTTTGCACAGCAATGTGCTGGTTATGGAAGGAACAACTAAGTATCCAAGAAACATGTAGAAACATGTCCCCACTTGGAAAGGCTGAAATTGATTCAAATTGTAGCGTTTCATAATTATAGTGAAAACAATTTTTAAACGAAAGACATGTTTCACACCAGGTTACTATGTTTATTGAGGATTTTTGTTTTAATTATTAAGTGACATGCCTGGGGCAAAAATGACATCTGTGGGGGACTATTTCTTAATAATGCTTTCACAGTTGTCTGTGTATTTAGGGGATAATACTTCAACTACATATGCTATGTACTGAAGTATACAAGAAGTGTTTGGTTAGGCTACATTCCATAAAGTCTTGGCCGCAGTGCTGAGGAGtgggttgttgttgtttctatgtTGTGTCTGTCATATTGGCCGATGCAATAAAATGTCCCCTTAGGGGATCAATAAAGTTTGATCTTatacctctctcctctatcctctctgtttccctctcttacCCATCTCTCCGGCCGCCTTGATGTCGATGTTGTCGTAGCCGCTGCCGATGCGGATGATGATGCGTAGAGCCTTGAATTTCTCCAGGTCTTCTCTGGTCAAGGTGATGGTGTGGTACATCATGGCCCCTACTGCCTCGTTCAGCACCTGATGGAGAggcaccttcatcatcatcatcatcattaaagGCTTTTCATCATTATGTTTAAAATGTTTGAATAAACCCTTTTTTTTGGTGTACGTGTCAAAAGCCCTGCGTTGTCAGAATGTGTATATGGAAACAAGGTGAGGGTGGAGACAGGCAGGGTCATAAACTGGATTGATGTTTTATCCAGATCCCCAGATACCATAGCAAGTGCACCCTGTCAGGCGTTTTTGGTAAATAATAGATTTAAATTCTCCTCAGGCTAACTGCATTAGCTTGGCCTGCCAGATTAGCATAGCTGTGACTTTCCATAACGGTTTTATTAGAGCTAGCTGGAGTCAGCACTAGATGCTAATTCAAGGTTAAATCTCTCCTCATGCATTCATCTATGCTTAGGCTGTGTTGCTAGCCAGAGGCAAGTTTGGCTGGAGACAACACGTCCTGTGGGTTGTAATGGCCAATGCTGTGTGAGTCATTAAGCAAGTAATCACTGAGCAATGTGTCAGACTAAATGGAAAAACTGAACGAGTGATTATTTTTATAACGATGGTGGACCAGTATTAAAATATACAGAAGTTGTAAAAAAGCAGTTTGATATGGCATAGAGGGATGGACTCAACCCAATAGATGTTTTTCAGAATTTCTTATCCAGATCAAAATGTTGCGAGGAGAGTTTGTGTGGTGTGGAATGGTATCAGTACACCACTCTATTGTACAGATCAAAGCTGATATAACGCTAAAGACTCATTTGTATCAATTCACTCACAGTCCACAAACAGATGGTTAAACTGCTTACATTGTTCTGACATCAGAGGGAGAGATAACGCGCTAGCACGCGAACCCTagcctacacaacacaacacgagAGTGATAAGTCAGCACCAAAACACGACGAGAGC encodes the following:
- the LOC109898862 gene encoding C-terminal-binding protein 2 isoform X4 codes for the protein MALPDKHKVKRQRLDRICEGIRPQIMNGPMHPRPLVALLDGRDCTVEMPILKDLATVAFCDAQSTQEIHEKVLNEAVGAMMYHTITLTREDLEKFKALRIIIRIGSGYDNIDIKAAGEMGIAVCNIPSAAVEETADSTLCHILNLYRRNTWLYQALREGTRVQSVEQIREVASGAARIRGETLGLIGFGRSGQAVAVRAKVFGFNVIFYDPYLQDGLERSLGVQRVYTLQDLLYQSDCVSLHCNLNEHNHHLINDFTIKQMRQGAFLVNSARGGLVDEKALAQALKEGRIRGAALDVHESEPFSFTQGPLKDAPNLICTPHTAWYSEQASLEMREAAATEIRRAVTGRIPDSLRNCVNKEFFVTTAPWAVEQQQMHPELNGAAYRYPPGVASGGIHGPMEGMVPGGVTITHTLPSGTHPSQAPSPNQPYKNGEPMREHMTEP
- the LOC109898862 gene encoding C-terminal-binding protein 2 isoform X5 produces the protein MWRPHFPGIRPQIMNGPMHPRPLVALLDGRDCTVEMPILKDLATVAFCDAQSTQEIHEKVLNEAVGAMMYHTITLTREDLEKFKALRIIIRIGSGYDNIDIKAAGEMGIAVCNIPSAAVEETADSTLCHILNLYRRNTWLYQALREGTRVQSVEQIREVASGAARIRGETLGLIGFGRSGQAVAVRAKVFGFNVIFYDPYLQDGLERSLGVQRVYTLQDLLYQSDCVSLHCNLNEHNHHLINDFTIKQMRQGAFLVNSARGGLVDEKALAQALKEGRIRGAALDVHESEPFSFTQGPLKDAPNLICTPHTAWYSEQASLEMREAAATEIRRAVTGRIPDSLRNCVNKEFFVTTAPWAVEQQQMHPELNGAAYRYPPGVASGGIHGPMEGMVPGGVTITHTLPSGTHPSQAPSPNQPYKNGEPMREHMTEP